A genome region from Fervidobacterium changbaicum includes the following:
- the speE gene encoding polyamine aminopropyltransferase gives MELKPGRHMLFMEWYSRDPGGLFMKVNRWLYSAQSPYQRIDIFESPFYGRVFALDGITMTTEIDEFMYHEMLVHVPMFMHPNPKKVLVIGGGDGGSVREVLKHPSVEKVVMCEIDEMVVRAAMEYLPYTASKLNDPRVELVFEDGSKFVRQFKNEFDVIIIDSTDPTAGQGGHLFTLEFYKACNEALKEDGILCAQTEGMTYDWEWGSTAYKRIKANFPLVKMYLGFMPTYPGGLWSYTYASKAGWDPIKDFNPEKVRNFKEPLRYYNEEIHKAAFALPNFVKKYIED, from the coding sequence ATGGAACTCAAACCAGGAAGACATATGCTGTTCATGGAATGGTATTCTCGAGACCCTGGTGGATTGTTCATGAAGGTAAATAGGTGGCTTTATTCCGCACAAAGTCCATATCAGAGAATAGACATATTCGAATCACCTTTCTACGGACGCGTCTTTGCACTGGATGGTATCACGATGACAACTGAAATCGATGAATTCATGTACCATGAAATGCTTGTCCACGTACCAATGTTCATGCATCCAAATCCAAAGAAAGTGCTCGTCATCGGTGGTGGGGATGGCGGCAGCGTTAGGGAAGTTTTGAAACATCCAAGTGTAGAGAAAGTTGTAATGTGCGAAATCGATGAAATGGTCGTAAGGGCTGCTATGGAATATCTCCCGTACACCGCATCAAAGCTGAATGATCCAAGAGTAGAACTCGTTTTTGAAGATGGTTCAAAATTCGTCAGACAGTTCAAAAACGAATTCGATGTCATAATAATTGACTCAACAGATCCAACGGCTGGACAAGGCGGTCACCTCTTCACACTTGAATTCTACAAGGCTTGTAACGAAGCGCTAAAAGAAGACGGTATCCTTTGTGCACAAACAGAAGGTATGACGTACGATTGGGAATGGGGTTCAACAGCTTACAAGAGAATCAAAGCCAACTTCCCACTTGTCAAGATGTACCTTGGTTTTATGCCAACGTACCCAGGTGGACTTTGGAGCTACACGTACGCATCAAAGGCCGGTTGGGACCCGATAAAAGATTTCAACCCAGAAAAGGTAAGAAACTTCAAAGAACCTCTCAGGTACTACAACGAAGAAATTCACAAAGCTGCATTCGCACTTCCGAATTTCGTTAAGAAATACATTGAAGATTAA
- the speD gene encoding adenosylmethionine decarboxylase, producing MKSLGRHIIAEFYDCDKEILDNIDAIEFHMKQAAYEAGATIVNSSFHRFLPYGVSGVVVVSESHLTIHTWPEYGYAAVDLFTCGDHVDPWRAFTYLKKVFKSQRAHVVEHLRGKYDEIGIPETASHKATIEEVKQAVASL from the coding sequence ATGAAAAGCTTGGGCAGACACATCATTGCGGAGTTCTATGACTGCGACAAGGAGATACTCGACAACATCGACGCCATTGAGTTCCACATGAAACAAGCGGCATATGAAGCTGGTGCAACAATCGTCAACTCATCTTTCCACCGGTTCCTCCCCTATGGAGTGAGCGGTGTTGTAGTGGTCAGTGAATCACACTTGACAATTCACACTTGGCCAGAATACGGCTACGCAGCTGTTGACCTATTCACATGCGGTGACCACGTAGATCCATGGAGAGCATTCACGTATCTTAAGAAGGTTTTCAAATCTCAGAGAGCGCACGTAGTCGAACATCTACGTGGAAAATACGACGAAATAGGCATTCCTGAGACCGCATCTCACAAGGCAACTATTGAAGAAGTAAAGCAGGCTGTTGCAAGCCTCTGA
- a CDS encoding queuosine precursor transporter — protein sequence MDRREKNAMILTTLFITGIVISNVIAAKVVKLGVFLFPSSIVSYTFTFIIANMMSDVVGKERSKFLVFMGFLAQATASGLILLGLFLPSASIERGEAYRLLLGINWRFTLASLAAYGTSQLMNYYIFNSKFFRKASVANLVSVLIAQFFDTLIFTIVAFVGVYNQLFNMVLSQYVIKIIIVLVTNPIFLLTKKLKGE from the coding sequence GTGGACAGGCGAGAGAAAAACGCTATGATTTTAACAACTCTGTTCATCACAGGAATTGTTATTTCAAATGTTATCGCAGCGAAGGTTGTGAAGTTAGGAGTGTTCTTGTTTCCTTCATCAATCGTAAGTTACACGTTCACTTTTATAATCGCGAACATGATGTCAGATGTGGTTGGTAAAGAACGTTCAAAGTTTCTCGTTTTTATGGGATTTCTTGCTCAAGCGACTGCAAGTGGTCTCATTTTGCTCGGGTTGTTTCTTCCTTCAGCAAGTATCGAACGAGGAGAAGCTTACCGCTTGCTTCTGGGGATTAACTGGAGATTCACGCTTGCCAGTCTTGCCGCGTATGGAACTTCTCAGCTTATGAACTATTATATATTCAATTCCAAATTTTTCAGGAAAGCATCCGTTGCTAATTTGGTCTCTGTGCTAATTGCACAATTTTTTGATACACTGATCTTCACTATTGTGGCTTTTGTGGGTGTATACAATCAATTGTTTAATATGGTGTTGTCTCAATATGTGATAAAGATTATAATAGTGTTAGTGACAAATCCGATATTCCTCTTGACTAAAAAACTAAAGGGTGAATAA